In Janthinobacterium sp. 67, a genomic segment contains:
- a CDS encoding IscS subfamily cysteine desulfurase: MNAPEKNVGQVHFETAPHFPIYMDYSATTPIDPRVADKMIPYLREQFGNPASRSHMYGWTAEKAVEEARGYVAALVNADPREIIWTSGATESNNLAIKGAAQFYKTKGKHIITVKTEHKSVLDTVRELERIGFEATYLEPQDNGLITVEQLAAAVRPDTILVSVMLVNNEIGVIQPIDEIGVFCRSKGIIFHCDAAQATGKVVIDLQKTKVDLMTFTAHKTYGPKGVGALYVCRKPRVRLEAQMHGGGHERGLRSGTLPTHQIVGMGEAFRIAKEEMDSEIGRIKALRDRLAKGLQEIEEVYINGDMDHRVPHNLNVSFNYVEGESLIMAIKDIAVSSGSACTSASLEPSYVLRALGRSDELAHSSIRFTIGRFSTEEDIDFAVNLLKSKVHKLRELSPLWDMFKDGIDINSIQWAAH, translated from the coding sequence ATGAACGCCCCAGAAAAAAACGTAGGCCAAGTGCACTTTGAAACCGCACCGCATTTCCCGATCTACATGGATTACTCGGCCACCACGCCGATCGATCCCCGCGTCGCCGACAAGATGATTCCCTACCTGCGCGAGCAGTTCGGCAATCCGGCATCGCGCAGCCACATGTATGGCTGGACGGCGGAAAAAGCCGTGGAAGAGGCGCGCGGCTACGTGGCGGCCCTGGTGAACGCCGATCCGCGCGAAATCATCTGGACCTCCGGCGCGACGGAAAGCAACAACCTGGCCATCAAGGGCGCGGCGCAGTTCTACAAGACCAAGGGCAAGCACATCATTACCGTCAAGACCGAGCACAAATCGGTACTCGACACCGTGCGCGAACTGGAACGCATCGGCTTTGAAGCGACGTATCTGGAACCGCAAGACAACGGCCTCATCACCGTCGAGCAGCTGGCCGCGGCCGTGCGCCCGGACACCATCCTCGTGTCGGTCATGCTGGTGAATAACGAAATCGGCGTGATCCAGCCGATCGACGAGATCGGCGTATTCTGCCGCTCGAAAGGCATCATCTTCCATTGCGACGCCGCGCAAGCGACGGGCAAGGTCGTCATCGACCTGCAAAAGACCAAGGTCGACCTGATGACCTTCACGGCGCACAAGACCTACGGCCCGAAAGGCGTGGGCGCCCTGTACGTGTGCCGCAAGCCGCGCGTGCGCCTGGAAGCGCAGATGCACGGTGGCGGCCATGAGCGCGGCCTGCGCTCGGGCACCCTGCCGACGCACCAGATCGTCGGCATGGGCGAAGCGTTCCGTATCGCCAAGGAAGAAATGGACAGCGAAATCGGCCGTATCAAGGCCTTGCGCGACCGCCTGGCCAAGGGCTTGCAGGAGATCGAAGAAGTCTACATCAACGGCGACATGGATCACCGCGTGCCGCACAACCTGAACGTGAGCTTCAACTACGTCGAAGGCGAGTCGCTGATCATGGCGATCAAGGATATCGCCGTGTCGTCCGGTTCGGCCTGCACCTCGGCCAGCCTGGAACCATCGTACGTGCTGCGCGCCCTGGGCCGCAGCGACGAACTGGCGCACAGCTCGATCCGCTTCACCATCGGCCGCTTCTCGACCGAGGAAGACATCGACTTCGCCGTCAACCTGCTGAAATCGAAAGTACACAAGCTGCGCGAACTGTCGCCGCTGTGGGACATGTTCAAGGATGGAATCGACATTAATTCGATTCAATGGGCGGCCCACTAA
- the iscR gene encoding Fe-S cluster assembly transcriptional regulator IscR has protein sequence MRLTTKGRFAVTAMIDLALRQGKGPVTLSGISQRQSISLSYLEQLFGKLRRHEIVESIRGPGGGYSLARRADKVTVADIIIAVDEPLDATQCGGKEHCHGADATTGARCMTHELWSTLNEKMVDYLDSVSLQDLVDQQRQKNAEQSVMVMHRNQAAIG, from the coding sequence ATGCGTCTGACTACAAAAGGCCGTTTTGCCGTGACAGCGATGATCGATCTTGCCCTGCGCCAGGGTAAAGGTCCGGTCACTCTGTCCGGCATCAGCCAGCGCCAGTCGATTTCCCTGTCCTACCTGGAACAGCTGTTCGGCAAGCTGCGCCGCCATGAGATCGTCGAGTCGATCCGCGGCCCCGGCGGCGGCTACAGCCTGGCGCGCCGCGCGGACAAGGTGACGGTGGCCGACATCATCATCGCCGTCGACGAACCGCTGGACGCCACGCAGTGCGGCGGCAAGGAACATTGCCACGGCGCCGACGCGACCACGGGCGCGCGCTGCATGACGCATGAATTGTGGTCCACACTCAATGAAAAAATGGTCGATTATCTGGATTCTGTGTCCTTGCAGGACCTGGTCGACCAGCAGAGACAAAAGAATGCCGAACAAAGCGTGATGGTGATGCATCGTAACCAGGCCGCCATCGGTTGA
- a CDS encoding NADAR family protein, giving the protein MQISNVEELKAWIAAGGVPDYLYFWGHTPAQPQVPDKSCFSQWFPSPFSLAGVTYATAEHYMMAQKAALFGDTAVQARIVAAARPSEVKKLGREVANFDAKVWEAARAGIVFDGNFAKFSQKAALRKFLLGTGERVIVEASPVDRIWGVGLASDNPRILDPASWDGLNLLGFELMKVRSALRG; this is encoded by the coding sequence ATGCAAATCAGTAACGTGGAAGAATTGAAGGCGTGGATCGCGGCGGGCGGCGTGCCCGACTATCTGTATTTCTGGGGCCACACGCCGGCCCAGCCGCAGGTGCCCGATAAAAGCTGCTTCAGCCAGTGGTTCCCGTCGCCCTTCAGCCTGGCCGGCGTGACGTATGCGACGGCCGAGCACTACATGATGGCGCAAAAGGCGGCCCTGTTTGGCGACACGGCCGTGCAGGCGCGTATCGTGGCGGCCGCGCGGCCGTCGGAAGTGAAAAAGCTGGGACGCGAAGTGGCGAACTTCGACGCCAAAGTGTGGGAAGCGGCGCGCGCCGGCATCGTCTTCGATGGCAACTTTGCCAAGTTCTCGCAAAAGGCGGCGCTGCGCAAGTTTCTGCTGGGCACGGGCGAGCGCGTCATCGTCGAAGCCAGTCCCGTCGACCGCATCTGGGGCGTGGGCCTGGCGTCGGACAATCCGCGCATTCTGGACCCCGCCAGCTGGGACGGCTTGAACTTGCTCGGTTTTGAACTGATGAAAGTACGCAGCGCCTTACGAGGGTGA
- a CDS encoding diguanylate cyclase: MPCPYLIRLRAAIRLPCLSFLLSLCCNAPVHAQDLAQISAPRFAPRQVLVLYSLGSDASSQWQTLIHKGMSAELANENWRLAPGIYEERLDSVRVGEQPAVAGLETYLQTKYRMVQFDAIITENYLAAQFLSRHPTLFPGVPRYYVNQGRQDWAPADGINLDVRHDFGKAVAVMLRVTPGLRHIAIVGDASARGQAWIAAIRAAVAPYQDRLEVEFWDHLSQDELWRRTGMLGKGSAIYLLPVYRDGLGQRTTPPVMARDLASRSAVPIFTSVESLILPGVVGGYVISGEKVGRTIARILLGRTPDPDGMQAYIFDDAAVQRFGLRNLPGEARILNRPQGVWAQYHWQIIAGLSLIALQAALITALLLAQRSRRASVATLHAERDMLEERVLQRTLELLVANSRLEQQATTDPLTGLGNRRMMTLRLTEELERAQRFGHTLSLLMIDIDHFKRINDGHGHDAGDRAIAAVAQVLRSVTRGMDTAARFGGEEFVLLMPETPLTVALDVAERLRLAAAGLRVECDDGQLVSLTISIGVTSNTPQSTAPAKRQADNLTDLLIRADQALYRAKHGGRDRVEWS; encoded by the coding sequence ATGCCCTGTCCCTACCTCATCCGTTTGCGCGCCGCGATACGCCTGCCCTGCCTGAGCTTTCTGCTGTCGCTATGCTGCAACGCACCCGTCCATGCGCAAGACCTGGCGCAGATCAGCGCACCGCGTTTTGCGCCAAGACAGGTGCTGGTACTGTATTCGCTGGGCAGCGATGCCTCATCGCAGTGGCAAACGCTGATCCACAAGGGCATGAGCGCGGAACTGGCCAACGAGAACTGGCGCCTCGCGCCCGGCATCTACGAGGAGCGGCTCGATTCCGTGCGCGTGGGCGAACAGCCTGCCGTAGCCGGGCTGGAAACCTATCTGCAAACCAAGTACAGGATGGTGCAGTTCGACGCCATCATCACGGAAAACTACCTGGCGGCCCAGTTCCTGAGCCGGCACCCGACACTGTTTCCCGGCGTGCCCCGCTACTATGTGAACCAGGGACGGCAGGACTGGGCGCCTGCCGACGGCATCAATCTCGACGTGCGCCACGATTTCGGCAAGGCCGTCGCCGTCATGCTGCGGGTGACGCCGGGGCTGCGCCATATCGCCATCGTCGGCGACGCCAGCGCACGCGGCCAGGCGTGGATCGCCGCCATCCGCGCCGCCGTCGCGCCCTACCAGGACCGGCTCGAGGTCGAGTTCTGGGATCACCTGAGCCAGGATGAATTGTGGCGCCGTACCGGAATGCTGGGAAAGGGCAGCGCCATCTACCTGCTGCCCGTCTACCGTGACGGGCTGGGACAGCGCACCACGCCGCCCGTGATGGCGCGCGACCTGGCCTCGCGCAGCGCCGTGCCCATTTTCACCAGCGTGGAATCGCTGATACTGCCCGGCGTGGTGGGCGGCTATGTCATCAGCGGCGAGAAAGTGGGGCGCACCATCGCGCGCATCCTGCTGGGCAGGACGCCCGACCCGGACGGCATGCAGGCGTACATCTTCGACGATGCGGCGGTACAGCGTTTCGGCTTGCGCAACCTGCCCGGCGAGGCGCGTATCCTGAACCGGCCACAGGGAGTATGGGCGCAATATCACTGGCAGATCATCGCCGGGCTGTCGCTGATCGCGCTGCAAGCGGCACTGATCACGGCCCTGCTGCTGGCCCAGCGCAGCCGCCGCGCCAGCGTGGCCACCCTGCATGCGGAGCGCGACATGCTCGAGGAACGTGTCTTGCAGCGCACCCTGGAACTGCTGGTGGCCAACTCCCGGCTGGAGCAGCAAGCCACGACCGACCCGCTGACGGGCCTGGGCAACCGCCGCATGATGACCCTGCGGCTGACGGAGGAGCTTGAGCGCGCCCAGCGCTTCGGTCATACGCTGTCGCTGCTGATGATCGATATCGACCACTTCAAGCGCATCAATGACGGCCATGGCCACGACGCGGGAGACCGCGCCATCGCTGCCGTCGCGCAAGTGCTGCGCAGCGTCACGCGGGGCATGGATACGGCGGCGCGCTTTGGGGGCGAGGAATTCGTGCTGCTGATGCCGGAGACGCCGCTGACAGTGGCGCTGGACGTGGCCGAGCGCCTGCGCCTGGCGGCGGCCGGCTTGCGCGTGGAATGCGATGACGGCCAACTGGTCAGCCTGACCATCAGCATCGGCGTGACATCGAATACGCCGCAATCGACGGCGCCGGCCAAGCGGCAAGCGGACAACTTGACGGATCTGCTGATCCGCGCCGACCAGGCCCTGTACCGCGCCAAACATGGCGGACGGGACAGGGTCGAGTGGAGCTGA
- the maiA gene encoding maleylacetoacetate isomerase, with protein sequence MKLYTYFRSSAAYRVRIALNLKGIAYDSIPVHLLQDGGQQLLPAYRAVNPSALVPALDDEGAILTQSLAMLEYLDETRPAVPLLPADALGRARVRALALAIACDAHPLTNLRVLKYLKNTLGLSDEAKQEWYRHWMAEGLAAVEALLAQGDPAGTGLFCHGDSPTIADCCLVPQVFNAQRFAIDLAPYPRVARIHAHCAALPAFAAAHPSRQPDAE encoded by the coding sequence ATGAAGCTGTACACCTATTTCCGCAGTTCGGCCGCCTACCGCGTGCGCATTGCCTTGAATCTCAAAGGCATTGCCTACGACAGCATCCCCGTGCATCTGCTGCAGGATGGCGGACAGCAGCTGCTGCCAGCCTACCGCGCCGTCAACCCGTCGGCCCTGGTGCCGGCGCTCGACGACGAGGGCGCCATCCTGACGCAGTCGCTGGCGATGCTTGAATATCTGGACGAGACGCGGCCGGCCGTGCCGCTGCTGCCGGCGGACGCGCTGGGAAGGGCCCGCGTGCGCGCGCTGGCGCTGGCCATCGCCTGCGACGCGCATCCGCTGACGAATCTGCGCGTGCTGAAATACCTGAAAAACACGCTGGGGCTGTCGGACGAGGCCAAGCAGGAGTGGTACCGCCACTGGATGGCCGAGGGGCTGGCGGCCGTCGAAGCGCTGCTGGCGCAGGGCGATCCGGCCGGCACGGGCCTGTTCTGCCATGGCGACAGTCCGACGATAGCCGATTGCTGCCTGGTGCCGCAGGTATTCAATGCGCAGCGCTTCGCCATCGACCTGGCGCCGTACCCGCGCGTGGCGCGCATTCATGCGCATTGCGCCGCCTTGCCCGCGTTTGCGGCCGCCCATCCGTCGCGGCAGCCTGACGCCGAATAG
- a CDS encoding fumarylacetoacetate hydrolase family protein yields MKFATLKNGSRDGALVLVSRDLRQYQRVAAIAPTLQAALDNWDAVAPKLELAYADLNAGKAPDAQPFDAKLCHSPLPRAYQWADGSAYINHVELVRKARNAEVPASFYTDPLMYQGGSDSFIGPREPIFALSEEWGIDLEAEVAVITGDVAMGAGVDDAAKAIRLVMLVNDVSLRNLIPGELAKGFGFFQSKAASAFSPVAVTPDELGNEWADSKLHLPLLVDLNEKPFGKPNAGEDMTFNFAQLVAHAAKTRELGAGSIVGSGTVSNKQGNLFGSSIENGGVGYCCLAEVRMYETIEHGAPKTAYLKFGDTVRIEMRDAAGASIFGSIEQTVALYAGRA; encoded by the coding sequence ATGAAATTCGCAACCCTGAAAAACGGCAGCCGTGACGGCGCCCTGGTCCTCGTCAGCCGCGACCTGCGCCAGTACCAGCGCGTGGCCGCCATCGCGCCCACGTTGCAGGCCGCGCTCGACAACTGGGACGCCGTCGCGCCGAAACTGGAACTGGCCTACGCCGACCTGAACGCGGGCAAGGCGCCGGACGCGCAGCCGTTTGATGCAAAGCTGTGTCACTCGCCGCTGCCGCGCGCCTACCAGTGGGCCGACGGTTCCGCCTACATCAACCACGTGGAACTGGTGCGCAAGGCGCGCAACGCGGAAGTGCCGGCCTCGTTCTACACGGACCCGCTGATGTACCAGGGTGGCTCCGACAGTTTCATTGGCCCGCGCGAGCCGATCTTCGCCCTGTCCGAAGAGTGGGGCATCGACCTGGAAGCGGAAGTGGCGGTGATTACGGGCGACGTGGCCATGGGTGCCGGCGTGGACGACGCGGCAAAAGCCATCCGCCTGGTCATGCTGGTCAACGATGTCTCCTTGCGCAACCTCATTCCGGGCGAACTGGCCAAGGGTTTCGGCTTCTTCCAGTCGAAGGCGGCCAGCGCGTTTTCGCCCGTCGCCGTCACGCCGGACGAACTGGGTAATGAATGGGCGGACAGCAAGCTGCATTTGCCGCTGCTGGTGGACCTGAACGAGAAGCCCTTCGGCAAGCCGAATGCGGGCGAAGACATGACCTTCAACTTTGCGCAACTCGTCGCCCATGCGGCCAAGACACGCGAACTGGGCGCCGGCAGCATCGTCGGTTCCGGCACCGTGTCGAACAAGCAGGGCAACCTGTTTGGCTCGAGCATCGAGAACGGCGGCGTCGGTTACTGCTGCCTGGCCGAAGTGCGCATGTATGAAACCATCGAACACGGCGCGCCCAAGACGGCCTACCTGAAGTTCGGCGACACGGTGCGCATCGAGATGCGCGACGCGGCCGGCGCCAGCATCTTCGGCAGCATCGAGCAGACCGTGGCCCTGTACGCCGGCCGCGCCTGA
- a CDS encoding VOC family protein gives MKIKQIHHVAYRCIDAKKTVEWYVKHLNMNFVLAIAEDLVPSTKAPDPYMHVFLDAGQGNVLAFFELPTQPPMDRDRNTPAWVQHLALEVGSMEELLAAKERLVAGGIEVLGPVNHAIFQSIYFFDPNGHRLELAANVGTPEMMAKLDAVKWEMLEEWSQTRRAPKHAAWMHAPADA, from the coding sequence ATGAAGATCAAGCAAATCCACCACGTCGCCTACCGCTGCATCGACGCGAAGAAAACCGTCGAGTGGTACGTCAAGCATTTGAACATGAATTTCGTCCTCGCCATCGCCGAAGACCTGGTGCCGTCGACCAAGGCGCCGGACCCGTACATGCACGTCTTCCTCGACGCGGGCCAGGGCAATGTGCTGGCCTTTTTTGAACTGCCGACGCAGCCGCCGATGGACCGCGACCGCAATACCCCGGCCTGGGTGCAGCACCTGGCGCTGGAAGTGGGCAGCATGGAAGAACTGCTGGCCGCCAAGGAGCGCCTGGTGGCCGGCGGCATCGAGGTGCTGGGCCCCGTCAACCACGCCATCTTCCAGTCGATCTATTTCTTCGACCCGAACGGCCACCGCCTGGAACTGGCGGCCAACGTGGGCACGCCCGAGATGATGGCCAAACTGGACGCCGTCAAATGGGAAATGCTGGAAGAATGGTCGCAGACGCGCCGCGCGCCCAAGCACGCCGCCTGGATGCATGCGCCGGCCGACGCCTGA